One genomic window of Micrococcus flavus includes the following:
- a CDS encoding ABC transporter permease, with amino-acid sequence MSGTARTAVRPEAAQPQSVAVRHWSVPILLTVFTLVSLLVFALNAPAETATFRISNPSDAVVLPDLTAPTGPTAWILTAVLAAVTVVAWLLTVRGRRVPGWLAGLFALAFVAAFLVWVVGSANNTTVFLTGLIAGSFTLAVPLIFGSMAGILSERSGVVNIAIEGQLLAGAFLAAVVGSLTGSAWAGLIAAVVAGVLVSWLLAVFSIKYLVNQVIVGVVLNVLVAGLTSFLFSTVLSDNSSTLNSPPRFPQIRIPGLADIPVIGPILFDQTILGYGMYLIVGLLWFGLFRTRWGLRVRAVGEHPKAADTVGIAVNRTRYLSVLLGGAVAGMGGAFFTLVSASSFSKEMTAGQGFIALAAVIFGRWNPIGAFFAALLFGFATNMQYVLAILGTPVPSQFMAMLPYLVTVFAVAGLVGRSRGPAAAGVPYVKE; translated from the coding sequence GTGTCCGGCACGGCCCGGACCGCCGTCCGGCCCGAGGCCGCCCAGCCCCAGAGCGTGGCGGTCCGGCACTGGTCGGTCCCGATCCTGCTGACCGTCTTCACCCTCGTCTCGCTCCTGGTGTTCGCCCTGAACGCTCCGGCCGAGACGGCCACCTTCCGCATCTCGAACCCCTCGGACGCCGTGGTCCTGCCGGACCTGACGGCGCCGACCGGCCCCACCGCCTGGATCCTCACCGCCGTGCTCGCGGCGGTCACCGTCGTCGCATGGCTGCTCACGGTGCGCGGGCGCCGCGTGCCCGGCTGGTTGGCGGGGCTGTTCGCCCTGGCGTTCGTGGCGGCGTTCCTCGTGTGGGTGGTGGGGTCCGCGAACAACACCACCGTGTTCCTCACCGGCCTGATCGCCGGGTCGTTCACCCTGGCGGTGCCGCTGATCTTCGGCTCCATGGCCGGCATCCTCTCGGAGCGCTCCGGCGTGGTGAACATCGCCATCGAGGGCCAGCTGCTGGCGGGCGCCTTCCTGGCCGCCGTCGTCGGGTCCCTGACCGGCAGCGCGTGGGCCGGGCTGATCGCCGCCGTGGTGGCCGGCGTGCTGGTCTCCTGGCTGCTGGCCGTGTTCTCCATCAAGTACCTGGTGAACCAGGTGATCGTCGGCGTCGTGCTGAACGTGCTCGTGGCCGGCCTGACCAGCTTCCTGTTCTCCACGGTGCTCTCGGACAACTCGTCCACGCTGAACTCCCCGCCGCGGTTCCCGCAGATCCGCATCCCGGGGCTCGCGGACATCCCCGTGATCGGCCCGATCCTGTTCGACCAGACGATCCTCGGCTACGGCATGTACCTGATCGTGGGCCTGCTGTGGTTCGGCCTGTTCCGCACCCGCTGGGGCCTGCGCGTGCGCGCCGTGGGCGAGCACCCCAAGGCCGCGGACACCGTGGGCATCGCCGTCAACCGCACCCGGTACCTCAGCGTCCTGCTGGGCGGTGCCGTGGCCGGCATGGGCGGCGCGTTCTTCACGCTCGTCTCCGCGTCCTCCTTCTCCAAGGAGATGACGGCCGGCCAGGGGTTCATCGCCCTCGCGGCGGTGATCTTCGGACGGTGGAACCCGATCGGCGCGTTCTTCGCGGCGCTGCTGTTCGGCTTCGCCACCAACATGCAGTATGTCCTGGCGATCCTCGGCACGCCCGTGCCGAGCCAGTTCATGGCCATGCTCCCGTACCTGGTGACGGTGTTCGCCGTCGCCGGCCTGGTGGGACGCTCCCGCGGACCCGCCGCGGCGGGCGTGCCCTACGTGAAGGAGTGA
- a CDS encoding ABC transporter permease, whose product MSTAVAERPAGTSTPRGESAFRRIVSGNGMVTLLAVLLSLIISAVLIVLTDEDVQESAGYLLARPADALRAAWEAVSGAYAALFRGSILNYRADTAADMFRPLTETLTVATPLIIVSLGVAIAFRAGLFNIGAQGQFIFGAMFATWFGVHLDLPFGVHLLLVMAMAILGGVLWGGVVGVLKAWTGAHEVILTIMLNYVAVNLLAYLLNTPVLRRAGTTNPVSDFLPATAMFPKLLGDGFRLHAGFLVALLATAFAWWLMSRSTLGFRLRAVGANPDAARTAGMSVKGTYVAAMALSGGLAGLAGMAHVSGTEGSLNTSVAGSFGFDAITVALLGRSHPVGVLFAGLLFGALRAGGVTMQTETGVPIDIVLVVQSMIVLFIAAPPLVRAIFRLPAPGAARARRSADPVTQSAVAGAAVTGAAGQSATPSAQTQDAAVSASAADAPAEQDGDPHREKGQAL is encoded by the coding sequence ATGAGCACCGCCGTGGCCGAGCGTCCCGCCGGGACGTCCACACCCCGGGGGGAGTCCGCGTTCCGGCGGATCGTCTCCGGCAACGGGATGGTCACCCTGCTGGCCGTCCTCCTGTCCCTGATCATCTCCGCCGTCCTGATCGTCCTCACGGACGAGGACGTGCAGGAGTCCGCCGGCTACCTCCTCGCGCGGCCCGCGGATGCGCTGCGCGCGGCATGGGAGGCCGTCTCCGGCGCGTACGCCGCCCTGTTCCGCGGCTCGATCCTGAACTACCGGGCGGACACGGCCGCGGACATGTTCCGTCCGCTGACCGAGACCCTGACGGTGGCCACCCCGCTGATCATCGTCTCCCTCGGCGTGGCCATCGCGTTCCGCGCGGGCCTCTTCAACATCGGCGCGCAGGGCCAGTTCATCTTCGGCGCGATGTTCGCCACGTGGTTCGGCGTGCACCTGGACCTGCCCTTCGGCGTCCACCTGCTGCTGGTCATGGCCATGGCGATCCTCGGCGGCGTCCTGTGGGGCGGCGTCGTGGGCGTGCTCAAGGCGTGGACCGGCGCGCACGAGGTGATCCTCACGATCATGCTCAACTACGTAGCGGTGAACCTCCTGGCGTACCTGCTGAACACGCCGGTGCTGCGCCGTGCGGGCACCACGAACCCCGTGTCCGACTTCCTGCCGGCCACCGCGATGTTCCCGAAGCTGCTCGGCGACGGGTTCCGGCTGCACGCCGGCTTCCTCGTGGCCCTGCTGGCCACGGCCTTCGCCTGGTGGCTGATGTCCCGCTCCACGCTCGGCTTCCGCCTGCGCGCCGTGGGCGCCAATCCCGACGCCGCCCGCACCGCCGGCATGTCCGTCAAGGGCACCTACGTGGCCGCCATGGCCCTCTCCGGCGGTCTGGCCGGCCTGGCCGGCATGGCCCACGTCTCCGGCACGGAGGGCTCCCTGAACACCTCGGTGGCCGGCTCGTTCGGCTTCGACGCCATCACGGTGGCCCTGCTCGGCCGCTCCCATCCCGTGGGGGTGCTCTTCGCGGGCCTGCTGTTCGGCGCCCTGCGCGCCGGCGGCGTGACCATGCAGACCGAGACGGGCGTGCCGATCGACATCGTGCTCGTGGTGCAGTCCATGATCGTGCTGTTCATCGCGGCCCCGCCGCTCGTCCGCGCGATCTTCCGCCTGCCGGCCCCCGGCGCGGCCCGGGCCCGCCGCAGCGCGGATCCCGTGACCCAGTCGGCCGTGGCCGGCGCGGCCGTCACCGGGGCTGCCGGCCAGTCCGCCACGCCCTCCGCCCAGACCCAGGACGCCGCCGTGTCCGCCTCCGCCGCCGACGCGCCGGCGGAGCAGGACGGCGACCCGCACCGTGAGAAGGGACAGGCCCTGTGA
- a CDS encoding cytidine deaminase — translation MTEAGAVPTQELTEADWERLRATAADALELAYAPYSGYRVGAAALTEDGRTVRGCNVENASFGVTLCAECALVGQLHLGGGGRLTAFVCVGGDGRLIMPCGRCRQLLWEHHAPGMVLLTPAGVRGIEDVLPQAFGPGDLEA, via the coding sequence ATGACCGAGGCGGGCGCCGTGCCGACGCAGGAGCTGACGGAGGCGGACTGGGAGCGGCTGCGGGCGACCGCGGCCGACGCGCTCGAACTGGCCTACGCGCCGTACTCGGGCTACCGGGTGGGTGCCGCCGCGCTCACGGAGGACGGCCGCACCGTGCGCGGCTGCAACGTGGAGAACGCCTCCTTCGGCGTGACCCTGTGCGCCGAGTGCGCGCTCGTGGGGCAGCTGCACCTGGGCGGCGGGGGCCGGCTGACGGCGTTCGTGTGCGTGGGCGGGGACGGGCGGCTGATCATGCCGTGCGGGCGCTGCCGGCAGCTGCTCTGGGAGCACCACGCCCCCGGCATGGTGCTGCTCACCCCCGCCGGCGTGCGGGGGATCGAGGATGTGCTGCCGCAGGCGTTCGGCCCGGGGGACCTCGAGGCCTGA